In Synechococcus sp. PCC 6312, one genomic interval encodes:
- a CDS encoding DUF3386 domain-containing protein — MPTTQALDAQALFQAAYENRYTWDENFPGFSADVTLCQGDISHHGQVTVTANFQVTVTGIESEEIQKEIQRPLQEVVTHRKRNSFQASHGKNTFTVGDTDATGSVEILVTGDAMGSNYRVRNNQVVYVSRVMGGMAFAIDHLAALDTGEGYISTHYKAIFRQPQSNQVLQDVEFLDTYEKVGGYFLLSKKVVHVSEQGQTTTTELTLSNLQLLES; from the coding sequence ATGCCGACCACCCAGGCCCTTGATGCCCAAGCCCTTTTTCAAGCTGCCTATGAAAATCGTTACACCTGGGATGAAAACTTTCCCGGATTTTCGGCTGATGTCACTCTTTGTCAAGGGGATATCAGTCATCATGGCCAGGTAACGGTGACAGCCAATTTTCAAGTTACGGTGACAGGTATTGAGTCTGAGGAGATTCAAAAAGAAATTCAACGCCCCCTCCAAGAAGTGGTCACCCACCGTAAGCGCAATAGCTTCCAGGCCAGCCACGGGAAAAATACCTTTACGGTTGGGGATACGGATGCCACAGGCTCTGTAGAAATTTTAGTCACTGGGGATGCGATGGGGTCTAACTATCGGGTTCGCAATAACCAAGTCGTCTATGTGAGTCGGGTCATGGGCGGAATGGCCTTTGCCATTGATCACCTTGCAGCCTTAGATACAGGCGAGGGCTACATCTCAACCCATTACAAAGCCATTTTCCGTCAGCCCCAAAGCAATCAAGTTTTGCAGGACGTGGAATTCCTCGATACCTACGAGAAAGTGGGTGGCTATTTCCTACTGTCCAAAAAAGTTGTTCATGTTTCAGAGCAAGGCCAGACAACCACTACTGAACTCACCCTCAGCAATTTGCAGCTGTTAGAAAGCTAA
- a CDS encoding S-layer homology domain-containing protein: MSFPLSRWIFLKITPILVLTSLAGCAGNQAWEQAFSADPNAQTWNEASPAPLTLPSELQFPQASLIKTLPLENGQSETHWQASQPPLAIQGFYQQQLAQLGWQLQPPQTVGTQVILQAQKDTKQLRLTLNSPTNNGTEFTIQFGPGQPAPNPTNSPTIPAPTPQPSPADLPPQSFTDLAQAPATLQPALQNLAELGVITGSPQNPQQFAPNQPISRGTYARWLVTAHNRFYADRPARQIRLGSPNDKPLFNDVPKTNPDFPYIQALAAAGYLPSPLTGSVTPLFRPSAPLTRETLLQWKVPLDVQRNLTTTAIDRIEQTWGFKDSNRITPEALSATAADFQNGDLSNIRRIFGATLLLQPQKPVTRAEAAASLWYMGNQAGEGLSAQDILGKTTAPSSN; encoded by the coding sequence ATGTCTTTTCCTTTATCTCGATGGATTTTTCTGAAAATTACCCCCATTTTGGTCTTAACTAGTTTGGCCGGATGCGCCGGAAACCAGGCCTGGGAACAAGCTTTTTCCGCAGATCCCAATGCCCAAACCTGGAATGAAGCCAGTCCTGCCCCCCTCACACTTCCCTCCGAATTGCAGTTTCCCCAGGCCAGCCTGATCAAAACTCTTCCCCTCGAAAATGGACAAAGTGAAACTCACTGGCAAGCTAGTCAACCTCCGCTGGCCATTCAAGGCTTTTATCAGCAACAACTCGCCCAACTGGGCTGGCAACTGCAACCACCCCAAACAGTCGGTACTCAGGTTATTCTCCAGGCCCAAAAAGACACTAAACAACTCCGGCTCACCCTGAATTCCCCCACTAACAACGGGACAGAATTCACGATTCAATTTGGCCCTGGACAGCCTGCCCCCAATCCGACTAATTCACCTACCATCCCCGCTCCCACACCCCAGCCCAGCCCAGCCGATCTCCCGCCCCAATCCTTTACCGACTTAGCCCAAGCCCCCGCTACCTTGCAACCCGCCCTCCAGAATTTAGCCGAACTTGGAGTCATCACGGGCAGTCCCCAAAATCCCCAACAATTTGCCCCCAACCAGCCAATTTCACGGGGAACCTACGCGCGCTGGTTAGTCACGGCCCACAATCGCTTTTATGCAGATCGCCCCGCCCGCCAAATTCGCCTGGGCAGTCCCAATGATAAACCCCTCTTTAATGATGTCCCGAAAACCAACCCGGACTTTCCCTACATTCAAGCCCTGGCCGCCGCTGGATATTTACCCAGTCCCTTAACAGGCAGTGTCACGCCCCTTTTCCGCCCCAGTGCCCCCTTGACCCGAGAAACTCTTCTCCAGTGGAAAGTCCCCCTAGATGTTCAGCGAAACCTAACCACCACTGCCATTGATCGAATCGAACAAACCTGGGGATTCAAAGACAGCAATCGAATTACCCCGGAAGCCTTAAGTGCCACCGCTGCTGATTTTCAAAATGGAGATTTATCTAACATTCGCCGCATTTTTGGGGCAACCCTGCTGCTGCAACCCCAAAAACCGGTGACGCGGGCCGAAGCCGCCGCCTCTCTCTGGTATATGGGCAACCAGGCCGGGGAGGGTCTTTCCGCTCAAGATATTCTTGGGAAAACCACTGCTCCATCTTCAAATTAG
- a CDS encoding mechanosensitive ion channel family protein — MTQTHRKNWNQTRLLLRFGIPGWGKFLLLLTLSFLLVVGLELPSWGQFTMPGLGNNNTNNPPSNVIRSGDIEIARVMLDGSPLFFVTAPTVLDRDNPGDQMPVEIRAELIEFSLQRVLTSNEIGTPNPNLIFTTLDPKKILVGVATLNKETVISVRTNELQNPQKILTVTATDSLFYGMPIADLAEDWRGRIQTALRQAAHDRSPQALTNYFQKSFHALLILLALSVGLFWLKRYLKGRLKHLKEQFEFVQAGSTPEPDHQSISSVTNPLKVPTQSSNAINRWLSQQLSSPKLYLLDKRIKITALGLFILTWGQVAIWLIGGVYIFNLFPWTRYFAWRFLGLPISWLVIWFVSGLVNSLGDLALKRLGQIWHNYPKGDTDIQRSALRIGTTLTVLGDLKTTIVYGVALGLVIGSLGIPVGSVIAIGGLLAFALSLGAQSLVRDLINGAFIIWEDQFGIGDVVVIGDVSGAVENMNLRITQLRNGEGRLITIPNSAISVVENLTRTWSRVDFTIDIDSQTPAHQALDCLKQVTTELYTDPAWHEKILEPPEVLGIEQLTHSGLSIRIWIKTKPGQQWAVGRELRQRVQRTMLKAGLEIGRPQQTLINPQNGKINGLSHQQANDPS; from the coding sequence ATGACTCAGACACATCGGAAAAACTGGAATCAGACGAGACTTCTTCTTAGGTTCGGGATTCCTGGCTGGGGGAAATTTCTTCTGCTTCTCACCCTGAGTTTTTTGCTGGTTGTGGGGCTGGAACTACCGAGTTGGGGCCAGTTTACGATGCCAGGCCTGGGGAATAACAACACCAATAATCCACCCTCAAATGTGATACGCAGTGGGGATATTGAAATCGCCCGGGTCATGTTAGATGGGAGTCCTTTATTTTTTGTGACTGCACCAACCGTCCTAGATCGGGACAATCCAGGGGATCAAATGCCTGTGGAAATACGCGCCGAGTTGATCGAATTTAGTTTGCAGCGCGTCCTGACGAGTAATGAAATCGGAACTCCCAACCCTAACCTGATCTTTACCACCCTCGATCCGAAGAAAATCTTGGTCGGAGTCGCCACGCTGAATAAAGAAACCGTTATTTCTGTCCGCACCAACGAGCTCCAAAATCCCCAAAAAATTCTCACCGTTACCGCCACAGATTCGCTCTTTTATGGAATGCCGATTGCTGACTTAGCCGAGGATTGGCGCGGTCGGATTCAAACAGCACTGCGCCAAGCTGCCCATGATCGCTCTCCTCAGGCATTGACCAATTATTTTCAAAAGTCTTTTCACGCCCTGCTGATTCTTCTGGCTCTGAGTGTGGGGTTATTTTGGCTGAAACGTTATCTAAAAGGGCGACTGAAACATCTGAAAGAACAATTCGAGTTCGTCCAAGCAGGGTCAACCCCAGAGCCAGATCATCAAAGCATTAGCTCAGTAACCAACCCCTTAAAAGTTCCGACCCAAAGCTCAAATGCCATTAATCGTTGGCTCAGTCAGCAGCTCAGTTCTCCAAAACTATATTTGTTGGATAAACGGATTAAAATTACCGCTCTAGGGCTGTTTATTTTGACCTGGGGGCAAGTGGCGATCTGGCTGATTGGCGGGGTTTATATCTTTAACTTGTTCCCCTGGACGCGCTATTTTGCCTGGCGATTCCTTGGCTTGCCCATTTCTTGGCTGGTGATTTGGTTTGTGAGTGGCCTGGTGAATTCCTTAGGAGACCTGGCCCTTAAACGCCTTGGACAGATTTGGCACAACTACCCCAAAGGTGATACAGATATTCAACGCAGTGCTTTGCGAATTGGGACGACCTTAACTGTACTTGGGGACTTAAAAACCACGATTGTCTATGGGGTTGCCCTGGGCCTGGTGATCGGCAGTTTGGGAATTCCGGTAGGTTCAGTGATTGCGATCGGAGGTCTCCTGGCCTTTGCTCTATCTCTGGGGGCCCAAAGCCTGGTGCGAGATTTGATTAACGGGGCATTTATTATCTGGGAAGATCAGTTTGGCATTGGTGATGTGGTCGTGATTGGTGATGTGAGTGGGGCCGTGGAAAACATGAATCTGCGGATTACCCAACTTCGGAATGGGGAGGGGCGATTGATTACCATTCCCAACAGCGCCATTTCGGTTGTCGAAAATCTGACTCGAACTTGGTCAAGGGTAGATTTTACGATTGATATAGACTCTCAAACCCCTGCCCATCAGGCCCTAGATTGCCTCAAACAGGTCACGACTGAACTGTACACAGATCCGGCCTGGCATGAAAAAATTCTTGAACCACCGGAAGTCTTGGGCATTGAACAATTGACCCACAGTGGCTTAAGTATTCGCATCTGGATTAAGACCAAACCTGGACAACAGTGGGCGGTGGGGCGAGAGTTACGGCAGCGGGTTCAGAGGACAATGTTAAAGGCCGGACTGGAGATTGGCCGACCCCAACAAACGCTGATTAATCCGCAAAATGGCAAAATAAATGGGCTATCTCATCAGCAGGCCAATGATCCAAGTTAG